From a region of the Bradyrhizobium manausense genome:
- a CDS encoding TRAP transporter substrate-binding protein, with protein sequence MTIVPVSRRTFIKSSTALTAGLVLSPAIIGRAEAATLKLKCSSSLPNDPKFANGRVYYDNLVKNLKGNGLGEQVEVAFFPDNQLGQEIDVINSVKLGVIDLMVSGSSISANLVPLVGTYDLGFLFASFPQQTKAFDAGAAKPIEDALLKGSNIRIVAWAYNFGSRSVFAKKPVKTPEDLAGLKIRTLPNPVITECLRLMGAAATPLAFGEIYTALQAGVLDGLEHDPPTILASKFYETAKFYALTQHNFSPLAIYFSDMTFNRMDPKLREGFLDAAKKAAADTRAHGLAVEKEALAALTEKGVTVAECDREAFKKRVAPQIDNFIKARPESKAVIDIIRSTQA encoded by the coding sequence ATGACTATCGTGCCTGTCAGCCGTCGCACTTTCATCAAGTCGTCGACGGCGTTGACCGCCGGCCTCGTGCTCTCTCCCGCCATCATCGGCCGCGCTGAAGCGGCGACGCTGAAGCTGAAATGCTCGTCCTCGCTGCCGAACGATCCCAAGTTCGCCAACGGGCGCGTCTATTACGACAACCTCGTGAAGAATCTGAAGGGCAACGGGCTCGGCGAGCAGGTCGAGGTTGCCTTCTTCCCGGACAACCAGCTCGGTCAGGAAATCGACGTCATCAATTCGGTGAAGCTCGGCGTCATAGATCTCATGGTATCGGGCTCGTCGATCTCGGCCAATCTGGTGCCACTGGTCGGCACCTACGATCTCGGCTTCCTGTTCGCGAGCTTCCCGCAGCAGACGAAGGCGTTCGACGCCGGTGCCGCAAAGCCGATCGAGGATGCGCTGCTCAAGGGCAGCAACATCCGCATCGTCGCCTGGGCCTATAATTTCGGCTCGCGCAGCGTATTTGCCAAGAAGCCCGTGAAGACCCCGGAGGATCTCGCCGGCCTCAAGATCCGCACCCTGCCCAATCCTGTCATCACCGAATGCCTGCGATTGATGGGCGCCGCCGCAACGCCGCTGGCGTTCGGCGAAATCTACACGGCGCTGCAGGCGGGCGTGCTCGACGGTCTCGAGCACGATCCGCCGACGATCCTCGCCAGCAAGTTCTATGAAACCGCAAAATTCTACGCGCTGACGCAGCACAATTTCTCGCCGCTCGCGATCTACTTCAGCGACATGACCTTCAACCGCATGGATCCGAAGCTGCGTGAAGGCTTCCTCGATGCCGCGAAGAAGGCCGCGGCCGACACGCGAGCCCATGGGCTTGCGGTCGAGAAGGAGGCGCTGGCGGCTCTGACCGAGAAGGGCGTGACGGTGGCCGAATGCGACCGCGAGGCGTTCAAGAAGCGCGTCGCGCCGCAGATCGATAACTTCATCAAGGCGCGGCCCGAGTCCAAGGCCGTCATCGACATCATTCGTTCGACACAAGCCTGA
- a CDS encoding DoxX family protein, whose product MIDSRTAPYAALVLRVTLGALFLAHAGLKLLVFTPAGTAKFFGSLGFPPELAYLVISVEVLSGIALILGVWTRWAAIAGIPILLGAIFTVHGAAGFFFTNPKGGWEYPAFWAIALVAQALLGDGAFALRPSRDVEAASGQLSAAPSR is encoded by the coding sequence ATGATCGATTCCCGTACCGCTCCCTATGCCGCGCTGGTGTTGCGCGTGACCTTGGGCGCGTTGTTCCTGGCCCATGCCGGCCTGAAATTGCTCGTTTTTACCCCCGCCGGGACCGCAAAGTTCTTCGGCAGCCTCGGCTTTCCGCCCGAGCTCGCCTACCTCGTGATATCAGTGGAGGTTCTCAGCGGCATTGCCCTGATCCTCGGCGTCTGGACCCGCTGGGCAGCGATCGCCGGCATCCCGATCCTGCTCGGCGCGATCTTCACCGTGCACGGTGCGGCCGGTTTCTTTTTCACCAACCCGAAGGGCGGCTGGGAATATCCCGCCTTCTGGGCGATCGCGCTGGTCGCGCAGGCGCTGCTCGGCGATGGCGCCTTCGCGCTGCGGCCCTCGCGCGACGTCGAGGCGGCGAGCGGACAGCTGAGCGCGGCGCCGTCGCGCTGA
- a CDS encoding caspase family protein, which yields MRRPVLCHLILASALLALTQLMMPTQAAAEARLALVIGQSAYRTVPTLPNASNDAKGMAEMLGNAGFNVTAAPNLSQNEMRQAISDFAEKVSASGADTVALVFYAGHGLQIDGENYLVPVDLDPKREADIPLQGVRLNDLLNTLGALPTRARIFMLDACRNNPFPALSGAGHGLAIVDTKAGAPGSFISFSTSPGAEAEDGSGADSPYTTAALTVAKQPNIPIEEVFKRIRIAVAQSTDGRQIPWESSSLTTDFKFFGDSSGQPPVPGANAMALASTPRSVADWRKDLQGKDSKVAYDLVIADDSVEAYQAYIELYAQDVRTPRVRTVVERRRQMLAWDRAVAINTRASYEAYLANWNASDLAATARRLLLRVQNRNYVLPVAATAVPVAVAMAPTCPCSAPTPATPINPTVAPIIKKRVDDTPPKRKVVDTPPKRRPPPDEVVERAPPQGPPPAAIMEGIGIGVGLGMGMGMGGGGRGGGMGHGDYGRGTRY from the coding sequence ATGCGCCGTCCAGTCCTTTGTCATTTGATCCTTGCCTCAGCCCTGCTTGCACTCACCCAGTTGATGATGCCGACACAGGCCGCGGCCGAAGCGCGGCTTGCGCTGGTGATCGGCCAATCCGCCTATCGCACGGTGCCGACATTGCCGAACGCCTCCAATGATGCCAAGGGTATGGCCGAGATGCTCGGCAATGCCGGCTTCAACGTCACCGCGGCGCCGAATCTCTCACAGAACGAGATGCGCCAGGCGATCTCGGATTTCGCCGAGAAGGTCAGCGCCAGCGGCGCCGACACCGTCGCACTGGTGTTCTACGCAGGCCACGGCCTCCAGATCGACGGCGAGAATTATCTTGTGCCTGTCGATCTCGATCCCAAGCGCGAGGCCGACATTCCGCTGCAGGGCGTGCGACTGAACGATCTGCTCAACACGCTCGGCGCGCTGCCGACGCGGGCGCGCATCTTCATGCTCGACGCCTGCCGCAACAACCCGTTCCCGGCGCTCTCCGGCGCCGGCCACGGACTTGCCATCGTCGACACTAAGGCCGGAGCGCCCGGCTCCTTCATTTCGTTTTCGACCTCGCCCGGAGCCGAAGCCGAGGACGGCTCAGGGGCCGACAGTCCCTACACCACGGCCGCGCTGACGGTTGCCAAGCAACCGAACATCCCGATCGAGGAAGTGTTCAAGCGCATCCGCATCGCGGTGGCGCAATCGACCGACGGGCGACAGATCCCGTGGGAAAGCTCGTCCCTGACGACCGACTTCAAATTCTTCGGCGACAGCAGCGGTCAGCCGCCTGTGCCGGGCGCAAACGCGATGGCGCTTGCGAGCACCCCGCGCAGCGTCGCGGACTGGCGCAAGGATTTGCAGGGCAAGGACTCCAAGGTCGCCTATGACCTCGTGATCGCCGACGACAGCGTGGAGGCCTATCAGGCCTATATCGAGCTGTACGCGCAGGACGTCCGCACGCCGCGCGTGCGCACGGTGGTGGAGCGTCGACGCCAGATGCTGGCGTGGGACCGCGCGGTGGCGATCAACACCCGTGCTTCCTACGAAGCCTATCTGGCGAACTGGAACGCCAGCGATCTCGCCGCGACCGCGCGCCGGCTGCTGCTCCGTGTACAGAACCGCAACTACGTCTTGCCGGTTGCCGCCACAGCGGTCCCGGTCGCCGTCGCAATGGCGCCGACCTGTCCGTGCTCGGCACCGACGCCGGCAACGCCGATCAACCCGACGGTTGCGCCCATCATCAAGAAGCGCGTCGACGACACTCCGCCCAAGCGCAAGGTCGTCGACACGCCGCCGAAGCGCCGTCCGCCGCCTGATGAAGTCGTCGAACGCGCACCGCCGCAAGGACCACCGCCCGCCGCGATCATGGAAGGTATCGGCATCGGTGTCGGGCTTGGCATGGGAATGGGCATGGGCGGCGGAGGCCGTGGCGGAGGGATGGGACACGGCGACTACGGTCGTGGCACCAGATACTGA
- a CDS encoding LysR family transcriptional regulator — protein sequence MLDRLTSLEVFAKVAANGSLSGAARTMGLSQTMVTKHVASLEARLGIKLFHRTTRRLSITEAGRLYLESSERILSDMETADAAVARERVEPRGSLRVNVPVVFGTRQIAPLIADFSERHPEVTIELGLNDRLVDLAEEGWDLAIRIGRLRDSSMVARKLAPNRLVVCAAPSYLAKHGTPRSVAELAAHNCLGYTLSQQASAAEWLFGADGEIRVQVSGNLRANNGDALRAATLAGLGLARQPTFIIADDLRSGTLVALPLDQPEIQSSAVHAVYLPDRRPPAKVRAFIDFLAARFGPEPPWDRGLF from the coding sequence ATGCTCGACCGCCTGACCAGCCTGGAAGTCTTCGCCAAGGTTGCGGCGAACGGCAGCCTGTCCGGCGCGGCCCGGACGATGGGCCTGTCCCAGACCATGGTGACCAAGCACGTCGCCTCGCTGGAGGCGCGACTTGGCATCAAGCTGTTCCACCGCACCACGCGGCGGCTGTCGATCACCGAGGCCGGCCGCCTCTATCTGGAATCCTCCGAGCGGATCCTCTCCGACATGGAAACGGCGGACGCGGCGGTCGCGCGCGAGCGCGTCGAGCCGCGCGGATCGTTGCGGGTCAACGTGCCCGTCGTATTCGGCACACGGCAGATTGCGCCGCTCATCGCCGACTTCTCGGAACGGCACCCTGAAGTCACGATCGAACTCGGCCTCAATGATCGTCTCGTCGATCTCGCCGAAGAAGGCTGGGACCTCGCGATCCGCATCGGCCGCCTGCGCGACTCCAGCATGGTGGCGCGAAAGCTGGCGCCGAACCGCCTGGTCGTCTGCGCCGCGCCCTCCTATCTGGCGAAGCACGGCACGCCGCGAAGCGTCGCCGAGCTCGCCGCGCATAATTGTCTCGGCTACACGCTCTCGCAGCAGGCAAGCGCGGCGGAATGGCTGTTCGGTGCGGACGGCGAGATTCGCGTCCAGGTGTCCGGAAATTTGCGCGCCAACAATGGCGATGCGCTGCGCGCGGCGACGCTCGCCGGCCTAGGCCTCGCGCGGCAGCCGACCTTCATCATCGCCGATGATTTGCGCTCCGGCACGCTGGTCGCGTTGCCGCTCGACCAGCCGGAGATCCAGTCCTCGGCGGTGCATGCGGTCTACCTGCCCGATCGCCGGCCGCCGGCGAAGGTGCGCGCCTTCATCGATTTCCTCGCCGCGCGCTTTGGGCCAGAGCCACCCTGGGATCGTGGACTATTTTGA